From the Neoarius graeffei isolate fNeoGra1 chromosome 1, fNeoGra1.pri, whole genome shotgun sequence genome, one window contains:
- the LOC132885546 gene encoding uncharacterized protein LOC132885546, whose amino-acid sequence MNRKTNIFFLKTSASSQALHDGQGVSAIAAMFERITEAHISRLMRRIEARFDRTKARFDKIESLVETNAPTHTPQLQQDDVVLAKPCSMVMELLELDRSLEQPDKRNKMQHFLETVGGAGLGAAIHRMLRRVANNEVLAQYSLRGRRAKMSFDDLILCKIIKAACVKKFPGHTEAEVEECLGQTLKFAPHRRSAGQQQRMDN is encoded by the exons ATGAACAGGAAAActaatattttctttttgaaaacttcagccagcagccAGGCGCTTCATGACGGACAGGGTGTCTCAGCTATCGCAGCCATGtttgagagaa TCACAGAGGCCCACATAAGTCGCTTGATGCGGAGGATCGAGGCTAGGTTTGACAGGACCAAGGCTAGGTTTGACAAGATCGAGTCATTGGTGGAGACCAACGCCCCGACACACACGCCTCAACTCCAGCAAGATGATGTGGTGTTGGCTAAACCATGCAGCATGGTGATGGAGCTGCTGGAGTTGGATAGGAGTCTGGAACAACCAGACAAGAGGAACAAGATG caaCATTTTCTTGAAACTGTCGGAGGGGCAGGTTTAGGGGCAGCCATTCACCGTATGCTACGCCGAGTGGCAAATAATGAGGTACTCGCCCAGTACAGCTTGCGGGGCAGACGGGCCAAAATGTCCTTTGATGACCTCATTCTGTGCAAGATTATAAAGG ctgcatgtgtcaAAAAATTTCCCGGCCATACGGAAGCTGAAGTGGAGGAATGCCTTGGGCAGACTCTAAAATTTGCACCACACAGACG atcagctggtCAGCAGCAACGGATGGACAATTGA